The following are from one region of the Halolamina litorea genome:
- a CDS encoding PAS domain-containing sensor histidine kinase has product MSSTFPSPSAVLAAVEDLGPPGSPVTATEVAERLDCGADPARSRLDALAVDGSLARRTVDGTPVWWRPQRSASDEAGFSRDRERLDFVVENSPLVLFGLDTGLRYTWVENPHPDFEEASVVGKRDEDLLPPAAARAVSAPKRRALETGERVREEVSYELPSGPVTYDLTIEPFRDEAGDIAGLACLSFDVTERKQNERELERRTAELEALNRLIRHDIRNDMAVMLGWAETLEDHVDDEGRQSLDRILRSGRHVVDLTEGARDAIEALVGGSDADLEPTPLSQTLHTEIDLLREAYPALTVEVDDVPDVSVHADAMLGSAFKNVLDNAVRHSDRDHPTVEVGCSLDPSLVELRISDDGPGIPDDRKESVFEKGNRGEHSTGTGIGLYVVRTLVDRYGGDVWIEDNEPRGATFVVRLPRAD; this is encoded by the coding sequence TGGCGGCCGTCGAGGATCTCGGCCCGCCCGGCTCCCCGGTGACGGCCACGGAGGTGGCCGAGCGGCTCGACTGTGGAGCCGACCCGGCCCGCTCGCGGCTCGACGCGCTCGCCGTGGACGGCTCGTTAGCCCGTCGGACCGTCGACGGAACGCCTGTCTGGTGGCGCCCCCAGCGCTCTGCCTCCGACGAAGCGGGCTTCTCACGGGACCGTGAACGTCTCGACTTCGTCGTCGAGAACTCCCCGCTCGTCCTGTTCGGCCTCGATACGGGCCTCCGATACACGTGGGTCGAGAACCCGCACCCGGACTTCGAGGAGGCGTCCGTCGTCGGCAAACGCGACGAGGACCTGCTCCCCCCGGCGGCCGCCCGAGCGGTGTCCGCGCCCAAGCGCCGAGCACTCGAGACTGGCGAACGGGTCCGCGAGGAGGTAAGCTACGAACTCCCGAGCGGTCCGGTCACCTACGACCTGACGATCGAGCCGTTCCGGGACGAAGCCGGCGATATCGCCGGGCTCGCGTGTCTCTCCTTCGACGTGACTGAACGCAAGCAGAACGAGCGCGAACTGGAGCGTCGCACCGCGGAGTTGGAGGCGCTGAACCGGCTGATCCGTCACGACATTCGGAACGATATGGCGGTAATGCTCGGCTGGGCGGAGACGCTCGAAGACCACGTCGACGACGAGGGCCGGCAGTCACTCGACCGGATACTCCGGAGTGGGCGACACGTCGTCGACCTGACCGAGGGCGCCCGTGACGCCATCGAGGCGCTGGTCGGCGGGAGTGACGCCGATCTCGAACCGACCCCGCTCTCCCAGACGCTCCACACCGAGATCGATCTCCTCAGGGAAGCGTATCCGGCCCTGACCGTCGAAGTCGACGACGTCCCCGACGTGTCGGTCCACGCCGACGCGATGCTCGGCTCCGCGTTCAAGAACGTCCTCGACAACGCCGTCCGGCACTCAGACCGGGACCACCCCACCGTCGAGGTCGGCTGTTCGCTCGACCCGTCGCTCGTCGAACTCCGGATCAGCGACGACGGCCCGGGGATCCCGGACGACCGGAAGGAGTCGGTGTTCGAGAAAGGCAACCGAGGGGAGCACAGCACCGGCACCGGGATCGGCCTCTACGTCGTCCGAACGCTCGTCGACCGCTACGGCGGCGACGTATGGATCGAGGACAACGAGCCGCGGGGAGCGACGTTCGTGGTCAGGCTCCCGCGAGCGGACTGA
- the aspS gene encoding aspartate--tRNA(Asn) ligase, whose amino-acid sequence MQNRTYAADVTAGESATVAGWVHEIRDLGGIAFLILRDTSGKLQIKLEKDEMDEDLVETGLGVHRESVVSVTGDVKEEPRAPTGFELVPESIEVISEADPELPLDPSGKVDAELPTRLDNRTLDLRKPEVKAIFEIRAEVLRAAREAFRDLNATEITTPKIVATGTEGGTELFPITYFGREAFMNQSPQLFKQLMAGSGLETVFEIGPIFRAEEHNTPRHLNEATSIDFESAFADQHEAMDAAEEIVVAVYEAVAENCEEQLDALGLAETFEVPAGDFPRLSYEEAIERVNATGALDEQLVFGDDLSTEAERALGEDVGTFYFITSWPSEVKPFYIMDEDDDETLSTGFDMMHPRMELVSGGQREHRHEKLVEGFEQQGLDPEQFEYYTKMFKYGMPPHAGWGMGAERLVMTMLGLENIREAVLFPRDRQRLSP is encoded by the coding sequence ATGCAGAACCGAACGTACGCGGCGGACGTAACGGCCGGCGAGTCGGCGACGGTTGCCGGCTGGGTCCACGAGATCCGTGACCTCGGCGGTATCGCGTTCCTCATCCTCCGGGACACGAGCGGCAAACTCCAGATCAAACTGGAGAAAGACGAGATGGACGAGGACCTCGTCGAGACCGGCCTCGGCGTCCACCGCGAGTCCGTCGTCAGCGTCACCGGCGACGTGAAAGAGGAGCCGCGCGCGCCGACAGGGTTCGAACTCGTTCCCGAGTCGATCGAGGTCATCTCCGAGGCCGACCCCGAACTGCCGCTCGACCCCTCCGGGAAGGTCGACGCCGAACTCCCGACCCGGTTGGACAACCGCACGCTCGACCTACGCAAGCCCGAGGTCAAGGCGATCTTCGAGATCCGCGCCGAGGTGCTGCGGGCGGCTCGGGAGGCGTTCCGCGACCTGAACGCCACCGAGATCACGACGCCGAAGATCGTCGCCACCGGCACCGAGGGCGGCACGGAGCTGTTCCCGATCACCTACTTCGGGAGGGAGGCGTTCATGAACCAGAGCCCGCAGCTGTTCAAGCAGCTGATGGCCGGCTCCGGGCTGGAGACGGTGTTCGAGATCGGGCCGATCTTCCGCGCCGAGGAGCACAACACGCCGCGACACCTGAACGAGGCGACCTCGATCGACTTCGAGTCTGCCTTCGCCGACCAGCACGAAGCGATGGACGCCGCCGAGGAGATCGTCGTCGCCGTCTACGAGGCCGTCGCCGAGAACTGCGAGGAGCAGCTGGACGCGCTGGGCCTCGCCGAGACGTTCGAGGTGCCGGCGGGCGACTTCCCGCGGCTGAGCTACGAGGAGGCGATCGAGCGGGTCAACGCCACCGGCGCGCTCGACGAACAGCTCGTCTTCGGCGACGACCTCTCGACGGAGGCCGAGCGCGCGCTCGGCGAGGACGTGGGGACGTTCTACTTCATCACCAGTTGGCCCAGCGAGGTCAAGCCGTTCTACATCATGGACGAGGACGACGACGAGACGCTCTCGACGGGGTTCGACATGATGCACCCCCGGATGGAGCTGGTCTCGGGTGGGCAGCGCGAGCACCGCCACGAGAAGCTGGTCGAAGGGTTCGAACAGCAGGGGCTCGACCCCGAGCAGTTCGAGTACTACACGAAGATGTTCAAGTACGGCATGCCGCCCCACGCCGGGTGGGGGATGGGCGCCGAGCGGCTGGTGATGACGATGCTCGGGCTGGAGAACATCCGTGAAGCCGTTCTGTTCCCGAGGGATCGACAGCGACTGAGTCCCTGA
- a CDS encoding phosphoglycerol geranylgeranyltransferase, which produces MTGPWASWDHVLKVDPDKELLDGETFEDVAATGTDALEIGGTMDMTSEKMQRVVDACAAHDVPIYQEPSNPGVVIEHDALDGYLVPTVLNAGDPFWITGAHKEWARIDDDLDWANTHTEAYIVLNPEASVATYTEADCDLSAEEVASYAGVAERMFGQDIVYLEYSGTYGDPEVVAAAAEEVEDATLFYGGGIGDYESARGMAEHADTVVVGDLLHDEGVDAVAETVRGAKEA; this is translated from the coding sequence ATGACCGGCCCGTGGGCATCGTGGGACCACGTCCTGAAGGTGGACCCCGACAAGGAACTGCTGGACGGCGAGACGTTCGAAGACGTGGCCGCGACGGGCACCGACGCCCTCGAGATCGGCGGCACGATGGACATGACCAGCGAGAAGATGCAGCGCGTCGTCGACGCCTGCGCCGCCCACGACGTGCCCATCTACCAGGAGCCCTCGAACCCCGGCGTCGTCATCGAGCACGACGCCCTCGACGGCTACCTCGTCCCCACGGTGCTCAATGCGGGCGACCCGTTCTGGATCACCGGCGCCCACAAGGAGTGGGCCCGGATCGACGACGACCTCGACTGGGCCAACACCCACACCGAGGCCTACATCGTCCTGAACCCCGAGGCCTCCGTGGCGACCTACACCGAGGCCGACTGTGACCTGAGCGCCGAGGAGGTCGCCTCCTACGCCGGCGTCGCCGAGCGCATGTTCGGCCAAGACATCGTCTATCTGGAGTACTCCGGCACCTACGGCGACCCGGAGGTCGTCGCCGCCGCGGCCGAGGAAGTCGAGGACGCGACGCTGTTCTACGGCGGCGGGATCGGCGACTACGAGAGCGCCCGCGGGATGGCCGAACACGCCGATACCGTCGTCGTCGGCGACCTGCTCCACGACGAGGGCGTCGACGCCGTCGCCGAGACGGTTCGGGGCGCGAAAGAGGCCTGA
- a CDS encoding WD40/YVTN/BNR-like repeat-containing protein, protein MDEIEISRRQAVAGIGGVATVGGAASLFGDGLLSGGGWTTADTDTTADLHDVALTAGAPFAVGTNGRVLERGSDGSWATVLEDGPSGNGNDLYAADATGDGRALWFAGASGALGVYDVEAGELLFGSGDGATDRSAPGDRTGNFDGLAVAGDAGEATVFVTDQSGHVYRSTDGGETWSDTTPGSGSAIPAVDVRGAQAGHLIDTNGAVFATDDGETWNEIGIEDADATYHDLASDGSDDVTVVGGRGTVRTYNGEMWDETNLGDARLNGVTTEGKRVAVGAGGAVFEGSDWAAAKAPTDENLHAVVRGTKAYAVGASGTVIET, encoded by the coding sequence ATGGACGAGATCGAGATCAGCCGACGGCAGGCGGTCGCGGGGATCGGGGGCGTGGCGACGGTCGGCGGCGCCGCCAGCCTGTTCGGCGACGGCCTGCTCTCCGGTGGCGGTTGGACGACGGCCGACACGGACACGACGGCGGACCTCCACGACGTGGCGCTCACGGCCGGCGCCCCGTTCGCGGTCGGGACCAACGGCCGCGTACTGGAGCGCGGGAGCGACGGCAGTTGGGCGACCGTGCTCGAAGACGGCCCCAGCGGGAACGGGAACGACCTCTACGCCGCCGACGCGACCGGCGACGGCCGGGCGCTGTGGTTCGCGGGCGCCAGCGGCGCGCTGGGGGTCTACGACGTCGAGGCCGGCGAACTGCTGTTCGGCTCGGGCGACGGCGCGACGGACCGCTCCGCGCCGGGCGACCGGACCGGCAACTTCGACGGCCTCGCGGTGGCCGGCGACGCCGGCGAGGCGACCGTGTTCGTGACCGATCAGTCGGGCCACGTCTACCGTTCGACCGACGGCGGCGAGACGTGGAGCGACACGACCCCCGGAAGCGGGTCGGCCATCCCGGCGGTCGACGTGCGGGGCGCGCAGGCGGGTCACCTGATCGACACCAACGGGGCCGTCTTCGCCACCGACGACGGTGAGACCTGGAACGAGATCGGCATCGAGGACGCCGATGCGACCTACCACGACCTCGCGAGCGACGGGAGCGACGACGTCACGGTCGTCGGCGGCCGCGGGACGGTCCGGACCTACAACGGCGAGATGTGGGACGAGACGAACCTCGGCGACGCGCGACTGAACGGCGTGACGACCGAGGGGAAGCGGGTCGCCGTCGGCGCCGGCGGCGCGGTGTTCGAGGGGAGCGACTGGGCGGCGGCGAAGGCGCCGACCGACGAGAACCTCCATGCAGTCGTCCGGGGTACGAAGGCCTACGCGGTCGGCGCGAGCGGCACCGTGATCGAGACGTAA
- a CDS encoding AAA family ATPase has translation MGYDGPDIYRAPFGNDAALENFERTVLGGIDAADIDATVDRELTGTVRLWGTKASVESSWRNVDPGDFLIFYRDGKYEYAAEVLDTERNEGLGRETWPNHEEGSPWVCIIYLDEPTELGVDSAEIHDLAGYNMTHTMGFSPLNDMGIGGIRGRWGSVEAFATGDSPIVADNEEPSTVPDLDVRSTPDVSIPKSVLDDLYFPGEEAAEIADQVSAAVNAGKHVVFTGPPGTGKTEIARRVADHLVNTHPTHYSGAEMTTATADWSTFETVGGYMPEEDGDGDLSFVPGQVLRRFKRDGVQRNEPLIVDEINRADIDKSFGQLFTLLSGQGVTLPYTRDGEEIEIVPGTESDGTHDANEYVMPASWRLFATMNSYDKASLYEMSYAFMRRFAFVHVDAPDLSTGAPADLVRPYASVWGIETEERTLADVGRIWRVMNTTVDGRKIGPAIVEDMLRHVSYSELTHEAALTRAVADYLFPQLEGVARREAIVSELLGLDCLDEGRLARLAGDVLQVRIADAR, from the coding sequence ATGGGTTACGACGGGCCGGACATCTACCGGGCGCCGTTCGGGAACGACGCCGCGCTGGAGAACTTCGAGCGGACGGTTCTCGGGGGCATCGACGCCGCCGATATCGACGCGACCGTGGATCGGGAACTGACGGGGACGGTCCGACTCTGGGGGACGAAAGCGTCCGTCGAGAGTTCGTGGCGGAACGTGGACCCCGGCGACTTCCTCATCTTCTACCGCGACGGCAAGTACGAGTACGCTGCCGAAGTTCTCGATACGGAGCGGAACGAGGGGCTCGGGCGCGAAACCTGGCCGAACCACGAGGAAGGTTCCCCGTGGGTCTGCATCATCTATCTCGACGAACCGACCGAACTCGGCGTCGATTCCGCGGAGATCCACGACCTCGCGGGCTACAACATGACCCACACGATGGGGTTCAGCCCGCTCAACGACATGGGGATCGGCGGTATTCGTGGCCGCTGGGGCTCTGTTGAGGCGTTCGCTACCGGGGACAGCCCTATCGTGGCCGACAACGAGGAACCGTCGACGGTACCGGACCTCGACGTTCGATCGACGCCCGACGTGTCCATCCCGAAGTCGGTGCTCGACGACCTCTACTTCCCGGGTGAGGAAGCAGCTGAGATCGCCGATCAGGTTAGCGCCGCGGTCAACGCCGGGAAACACGTGGTCTTCACCGGCCCACCCGGGACAGGCAAAACCGAGATCGCGCGTCGCGTCGCCGACCACCTCGTGAATACCCATCCGACGCACTACTCCGGCGCCGAGATGACGACGGCGACGGCCGACTGGTCGACGTTCGAGACCGTCGGCGGCTACATGCCCGAAGAGGATGGCGACGGCGACCTCTCGTTCGTCCCGGGCCAGGTGCTCAGGCGGTTCAAACGAGACGGCGTCCAGCGGAACGAACCGCTGATCGTCGACGAGATCAACCGCGCGGACATCGACAAATCGTTCGGCCAACTGTTCACCCTGCTCTCCGGTCAAGGCGTCACGCTCCCGTACACCCGCGACGGCGAGGAGATCGAGATCGTTCCCGGTACCGAGTCCGACGGCACCCACGACGCCAACGAGTACGTCATGCCGGCCTCGTGGCGGCTGTTCGCCACCATGAACAGCTACGACAAGGCATCGCTCTACGAGATGTCCTACGCGTTCATGCGTCGGTTCGCGTTCGTTCACGTCGACGCGCCGGACCTCTCGACCGGCGCGCCGGCGGACCTCGTTCGACCCTATGCGTCGGTTTGGGGGATCGAGACCGAAGAGCGAACGCTCGCCGACGTTGGTCGTATCTGGCGGGTCATGAACACGACCGTCGACGGCCGGAAGATCGGTCCCGCGATCGTCGAGGACATGCTCCGCCACGTCTCCTACTCAGAGCTCACGCACGAGGCCGCACTCACCCGTGCAGTCGCGGACTACCTCTTCCCGCAGTTGGAGGGTGTCGCTCGACGGGAAGCCATCGTCTCGGAACTGCTCGGGCTCGACTGTCTCGACGAGGGCAGACTGGCACGGCTCGCAGGGGACGTGCTGCAGGTCAGGATCGCCGACGCACGATGA
- a CDS encoding DNA topoisomerase I has translation MELIVTEKDNAARRIADILSDGTADADRVNGVNVYGWGGKRVIGLSGHVVGVDFPPEYDDWRDVEPHELIRAPIDTEPTQEAIVAALRRLSRDADRVVIATDYDREGELIGKEAFDIVRGVDESVPIERARFSSITEREVTEAFNNTGELDFDLAAAGEARQTVDLVWGAALTRFLSLSAGQLGEDFISVGRVQGPTLKLLVDREREIEAFDPDDYWELFADLTKEAGAGFEAQYFYLDDDGTEARRIWEEAAAENANEALADAESAAVEEVNRRTRTDEPPAPFNTTQFIRAASSLGYSAQRAMSIAEDLYTAGYMTYPRTDNTVYPDDLDPEELLKSFSETFFGDSVEELLEQDEITPTEGDEETTDHPPIHPTGEMPTDLDDDEWEVYELVVRRFFATCAPAATWEHLRVVAGVDGEVDLPSGGERGLSLKANGKRLLEEGYHSVYPYSSADETVVPDVETGEELAVSNVHLDAKQTQPPRRYGQSRLIETMEEMGVGTKSTRHNTIEKLYDRNYVEGDPPRPTQLARAVVEAAEEFADRIVSEEMTAQLEADMRAIAAGEKGFDEVTEESREMLEVVFEELRESREDVGDHLRKSMKADKIIGPCPECGEDLLVRKSRYGSYFVGCDGYPDCEYTLPLPSTGKPLILDEVCEDHGLNEVKMLAGRKTFVHGCPLCKAEEADEEEDRVIGACPECGEEEGGELAIKQLRSGSRLVGCTRYPDCDYSLPLPRRGEIEVTDEICEEHDLPHLEVHGDDDEPWDLGCPICNYREFQAREAGSELETVEGIGEKTAEKLSAAGVEDVEGLKEADPDDLAENVDGVSAGSVRDWQAKAD, from the coding sequence ATGGAACTCATCGTCACCGAGAAGGACAATGCGGCCCGTCGTATCGCCGACATCCTCAGCGACGGGACCGCCGACGCCGACCGGGTCAACGGCGTCAACGTCTACGGCTGGGGGGGCAAGCGGGTGATCGGCCTCTCGGGCCACGTCGTCGGCGTCGACTTCCCGCCGGAGTACGACGACTGGCGGGACGTCGAGCCCCACGAACTGATCCGCGCCCCGATCGACACCGAACCGACTCAGGAGGCCATCGTCGCCGCGCTCCGCCGCCTCTCCCGCGACGCCGACCGCGTGGTCATCGCCACGGACTACGACCGCGAGGGCGAACTGATCGGGAAGGAGGCGTTCGACATCGTCCGCGGCGTGGACGAGTCGGTGCCCATCGAGCGGGCGCGCTTCTCCTCGATCACCGAGCGCGAGGTGACCGAGGCGTTCAACAACACCGGCGAACTCGACTTCGACCTCGCCGCCGCCGGCGAGGCCCGACAGACCGTCGACCTCGTCTGGGGCGCCGCACTCACGCGGTTCCTCTCGCTCTCGGCGGGCCAACTCGGCGAGGACTTCATCTCCGTCGGCCGGGTGCAGGGGCCGACGCTGAAGCTGTTGGTCGACCGCGAGCGCGAGATCGAGGCGTTCGACCCCGACGACTACTGGGAGCTGTTCGCCGACCTGACGAAGGAGGCCGGCGCCGGCTTCGAGGCCCAGTACTTCTACCTCGACGACGACGGCACCGAAGCCCGGCGCATCTGGGAGGAAGCCGCCGCGGAGAACGCCAACGAAGCACTCGCCGACGCCGAATCGGCGGCCGTCGAGGAGGTCAACCGCCGGACCCGGACCGACGAGCCACCGGCGCCGTTCAACACGACGCAGTTCATCCGCGCGGCGAGTTCGCTCGGCTACTCGGCTCAGCGCGCGATGAGCATCGCCGAGGACCTCTACACCGCGGGCTACATGACCTACCCGCGGACGGACAACACCGTCTACCCCGACGACCTCGACCCCGAGGAGCTACTGAAGTCGTTCTCAGAGACGTTCTTCGGCGACAGCGTCGAGGAACTGCTCGAACAGGACGAGATCACCCCGACCGAGGGCGACGAGGAGACCACCGACCACCCGCCGATCCACCCGACCGGCGAGATGCCGACCGACCTCGACGACGACGAGTGGGAGGTGTACGAACTGGTCGTTCGGCGCTTCTTCGCCACCTGTGCGCCCGCGGCGACGTGGGAACACCTGCGCGTGGTGGCGGGTGTTGATGGGGAGGTCGACCTCCCCTCGGGCGGCGAGCGTGGCCTCTCGCTGAAGGCCAACGGCAAGCGCCTGCTGGAGGAGGGGTACCACTCGGTCTACCCCTACTCCTCGGCCGACGAGACCGTGGTTCCCGACGTGGAGACCGGCGAGGAACTGGCGGTCAGCAACGTCCACCTCGACGCCAAGCAGACCCAGCCGCCCCGTCGCTACGGCCAGTCGCGCCTGATCGAGACGATGGAGGAGATGGGCGTCGGGACGAAGTCCACCCGGCACAACACCATCGAAAAGCTCTACGACCGGAACTACGTCGAGGGCGACCCCCCCCGACCGACCCAACTGGCCCGTGCGGTCGTCGAGGCCGCCGAGGAGTTCGCCGACCGCATCGTCAGCGAGGAGATGACCGCGCAGTTGGAGGCCGACATGCGCGCCATCGCCGCCGGCGAGAAGGGGTTCGACGAGGTGACCGAGGAGTCCCGCGAGATGCTCGAAGTCGTCTTCGAGGAACTCCGAGAATCCCGCGAGGACGTGGGCGACCACCTGCGGAAGTCGATGAAGGCCGACAAGATCATCGGCCCCTGTCCGGAATGTGGCGAGGACCTGCTGGTGCGGAAATCCCGCTACGGCAGCTACTTCGTCGGCTGTGACGGCTATCCCGACTGTGAGTACACGCTGCCGCTGCCCTCGACGGGCAAGCCGCTGATCCTCGACGAGGTGTGTGAGGACCACGGCCTGAACGAGGTGAAGATGCTCGCCGGGCGCAAGACGTTCGTCCACGGCTGCCCGCTCTGTAAGGCCGAGGAAGCCGACGAGGAGGAGGACCGGGTCATCGGCGCCTGTCCCGAGTGCGGCGAGGAAGAGGGCGGCGAACTGGCGATCAAGCAACTACGCTCGGGCTCGCGGCTCGTGGGCTGTACGCGCTACCCCGACTGTGACTACTCGCTCCCGCTGCCCCGCCGCGGCGAGATCGAGGTCACCGACGAGATCTGTGAGGAACACGACCTCCCGCACCTCGAAGTCCACGGCGACGACGACGAGCCGTGGGATCTGGGCTGTCCGATCTGCAACTACCGGGAGTTCCAGGCCCGGGAGGCCGGCTCCGAACTGGAGACCGTCGAGGGGATCGGCGAGAAGACCGCCGAGAAGCTGTCGGCGGCCGGCGTCGAGGACGTCGAGGGGCTGAAGGAGGCCGACCCCGACGACCTCGCGGAGAACGTGGACGGAGTGAGTGCGGGCTCGGTGCGGGACTGGCAGGCGAAGGCGGATTAG
- a CDS encoding plastocyanin/azurin family copper-binding protein, with product MSDDDLSRRTLLSRAGVAAAATTALAGCSGGESTETEDFDGEIVEVGPDARNIFSPGTGDPLRIPAGTAVRWVWRSANHNVAVRDQPDDAEWGGDPDIHHSGHTYDFTFEVPGEYHYVCEPHEGMGMVGDVIVESSE from the coding sequence ATGAGCGATGACGACCTCTCGCGGCGGACACTCCTGAGCCGTGCGGGCGTCGCCGCGGCGGCGACGACGGCCCTCGCGGGCTGTTCGGGCGGGGAATCGACCGAGACCGAGGACTTCGACGGCGAGATCGTCGAGGTCGGCCCCGACGCGCGCAATATCTTCTCCCCGGGAACGGGTGACCCGCTCCGGATCCCGGCCGGCACCGCGGTCCGCTGGGTCTGGCGCTCGGCCAACCACAACGTCGCCGTCCGTGACCAGCCCGACGACGCCGAGTGGGGTGGCGACCCCGACATCCACCACTCCGGGCACACCTACGACTTCACCTTCGAGGTCCCCGGCGAGTACCACTACGTCTGTGAACCCCACGAGGGGATGGGGATGGTCGGCGACGTGATCGTCGAATCCAGCGAGTAA
- a CDS encoding serine hydrolase, protein MPIDDAADREIARLCRRVVREEGLPGLSVAVTDADGVVFADGFGSRDLAGNRPATPETLYGIASCTKSFAGVALLQLAESGICSLDDAISAYVPVQFDRPEPTLHHLLTHSSGLPSLGVSETLLARRLRLPDPGIPLGDDEDFFAHVDGADGERTDPPGERFAYCNAGYALLGEAIETLTGRPFDEYVTEHVFEPLGMDRSTFDDHEFSMADDHMTQYRRTDDGELVASSLPTRELGQATGGVLSSVADLTRYLRLHLNGGEVDGAHLLDANTLARAHVGYVDVPGRAVDGGTDDREYGYGWFRDEGFLGDRTLLGHSGSLTVSSAYLGFLPNEGLGVALASNTSPAFPLGVVGEGVLAAALGEDPESLPFFRRRRRHARLCGKYSAYEGVMSASVERAGNALQASFEHPLNESELPLLPQEPVEAESRRADTVYRYEYVTSEGRREPAEFRVENGEVSLLLDRWRLRKH, encoded by the coding sequence ATGCCTATCGACGACGCCGCCGACCGCGAGATCGCCCGCCTCTGTCGCCGGGTCGTGCGCGAGGAGGGCCTCCCCGGGCTGAGCGTCGCCGTGACCGACGCCGACGGGGTCGTCTTCGCCGACGGCTTCGGCTCCCGCGACCTCGCGGGGAACCGGCCGGCGACCCCCGAGACGCTCTACGGGATCGCCTCCTGTACGAAATCCTTCGCCGGCGTCGCCCTGCTGCAGTTGGCCGAGAGCGGGATCTGCTCGCTCGACGACGCGATCTCCGCGTACGTTCCCGTCCAGTTCGACCGGCCGGAGCCGACGCTGCATCACCTGCTGACCCACTCCTCGGGACTCCCCTCCCTCGGCGTGAGCGAGACGCTGCTCGCGCGCCGACTGCGCCTGCCCGACCCGGGGATCCCGCTGGGCGACGACGAGGACTTCTTCGCGCACGTCGACGGCGCCGACGGCGAGCGCACCGACCCGCCGGGCGAGCGCTTCGCGTACTGCAACGCGGGCTACGCGCTGCTCGGCGAGGCCATCGAGACCCTGACCGGCCGGCCGTTCGACGAGTACGTGACCGAACACGTCTTCGAGCCCCTGGGGATGGATCGCTCGACGTTCGACGACCACGAGTTCTCGATGGCCGACGACCACATGACCCAGTACCGCCGGACCGACGACGGCGAGCTCGTGGCGTCGTCGCTGCCGACCCGGGAGTTGGGCCAGGCCACCGGCGGCGTGCTCTCCTCGGTCGCCGACCTCACGCGGTACCTCCGACTGCACCTGAACGGCGGGGAGGTCGACGGAGCGCACTTGCTCGACGCGAACACGCTCGCCCGGGCCCACGTCGGCTACGTCGACGTACCGGGCCGCGCCGTCGACGGCGGCACCGACGACCGGGAGTACGGCTACGGCTGGTTCCGCGACGAGGGGTTCCTCGGCGACCGCACGCTGCTCGGTCACTCCGGGTCGCTGACGGTCTCCTCGGCGTACCTCGGCTTCCTCCCCAACGAGGGGCTCGGCGTCGCGCTGGCCTCGAACACGTCGCCGGCGTTCCCGCTCGGCGTCGTCGGCGAGGGCGTGCTGGCGGCGGCGCTCGGCGAGGACCCCGAGTCGCTTCCGTTCTTCCGCCGGCGTCGGCGCCACGCCCGGCTCTGTGGGAAGTACAGCGCCTACGAGGGCGTGATGAGCGCGAGCGTCGAGCGGGCGGGGAACGCCCTGCAGGCGAGTTTCGAGCACCCGTTGAACGAAAGCGAACTGCCGCTGTTACCCCAAGAGCCCGTCGAGGCGGAGTCGCGGCGGGCGGACACGGTCTATCGCTACGAGTACGTCACCAGCGAGGGGCGGCGCGAGCCCGCCGAGTTCCGGGTCGAGAACGGCGAAGTGTCGCTGTTGCTCGACCGCTGGCGACTCCGAAAACACTGA